One stretch of Pomacea canaliculata isolate SZHN2017 linkage group LG11, ASM307304v1, whole genome shotgun sequence DNA includes these proteins:
- the LOC112576212 gene encoding HRAS-like suppressor 3, whose amino-acid sequence MADKESELYQHNLKVLNNLDIGDLVEFGSKVFNHWAVYVGNGYVIHLVTKEERKSFLQGVSSQLRRCTSLLGSGSSSMLSDTASSTEGFIWKQRFFDVAEKRRAKKNNLLDGNFPSFEPKEIVDRAESMLDEKRLESMLCMEDGTRREMSINGMNGDKMFYDVFRNNCEHFATWCRYGVPTSVQAEKAVERLKSLVTGVGIGVGVGVAGVGVARVAAGALVAGGMVVLKWMFK is encoded by the exons ATGGCGGACAAGGAAAGTGAGCTGTACCAGCACAACCTCAAAGTTCTGAACAATCTAGACATTGGAGACCTGGTGGAGTTTGGGAGTAAAGTTTTCAATCATTGGGCCGTCTATGTAG GTAACGGGTATGTGATCCACCTGGTAAcaaaagaggagagaaaaagttttCTCCAGGGAGTGTCGTCCCAACTGAGACGTTGTACAAGCCTCTTGGGATCCGGTAGCAGCTCGATGCTATCAGACACCGCCAGCTCCACCGAGGGCTTTATCTGGAAACAGAGGTTCTTCGATGTAGCTGAGAAGAGAAgggcaaagaaaaataacttgttGGATGGCAACTTCCC ATCATTCGAGCCCAAGGAAATTGTGGATAGAGCAGAATCCATGCTGGACGAAAAGAGACTGGAGTCCATGCTGTGCATGGAGGATGGCACAAGGCGAGAGATGTCTATAAATGGTATGAATggtgacaaaatgttttacgATGTATTCAGAAACAATTGCGAGCATTTTGCGACCTGGTGTCGCTACGGAGTGCCCACAAGTGTGCAGGCAGAGAAGGCAGTCGAACGTCTGAAGTCTTTGGTTACTGGAGTTGGtattggtgttggtgttggagTTGCTGGAGTTGGTGTTGCTAGAGTTGCTGCGGGGGCTTTAGTTGCTGGCGGTATGGTCGTTCTCAAGTGGATGTTCAAGTAA